A region from the Thermoplasmatales archaeon genome encodes:
- a CDS encoding bifunctional acetaldehyde-CoA/alcohol dehydrogenase, which produces MWFFRSPQIIYGEDALSFLSTLPVKRAAIITDRFLLNTNLPGKVRDALPESTGSIVVGNVSEEPDEEQMVAGISTIRDFSPDWIIGLGGGSSMDTAKILFAMYERPDLSVYDITPLVPLNLRKKCRLIEIPTTSGTGSECSWAAVLSEKNEKRKNELASPEILPDYAILDPVMVLDLPAEQTRNTAVDAITHAIESYVSQWNNPYSDALSEKALSLIIGSLDEVLNDPTNLARRSNVHIGASMAGLSFSNSQIGLAHALGHSLGAHFKIAHGKTVGLFLPYVVEYNYPSSEEKYGKLNSLFSEKYKGKKLQDSLRLYFRSIGQPLTLRDAGISRNAFTESLDSLVSMASESTGVTMNPRDAGSDEIRKLFMDAYGGL; this is translated from the coding sequence ATGTGGTTTTTCAGAAGCCCGCAGATAATTTACGGGGAAGATGCACTGTCATTCCTCTCAACTCTGCCCGTTAAGCGAGCAGCCATAATAACGGACAGGTTCCTGCTGAACACCAACCTGCCCGGCAAGGTAAGGGATGCTCTGCCGGAATCTACGGGGTCAATTGTTGTTGGCAACGTATCAGAAGAACCCGACGAGGAGCAGATGGTTGCGGGAATCAGCACAATCAGGGATTTTTCACCAGACTGGATAATAGGCCTCGGCGGTGGATCCTCAATGGACACTGCAAAGATCCTGTTTGCCATGTACGAAAGGCCTGACTTATCTGTCTATGATATAACCCCCCTTGTACCGTTGAACCTCAGGAAGAAATGCAGACTGATTGAAATCCCCACTACCAGCGGCACCGGTTCAGAATGTTCATGGGCAGCAGTGCTATCGGAGAAGAATGAGAAGAGGAAGAACGAACTGGCTTCCCCGGAGATACTGCCGGACTACGCCATACTTGACCCGGTGATGGTGTTGGACCTTCCTGCGGAGCAGACAAGGAACACCGCCGTAGATGCAATTACCCACGCAATTGAGTCCTACGTCAGCCAGTGGAACAACCCCTATTCAGATGCCCTGTCAGAAAAAGCCCTTTCCCTGATAATCGGGAGCCTGGATGAGGTGCTGAATGACCCCACAAACCTTGCCCGGAGATCAAACGTACATATCGGTGCTTCCATGGCAGGACTGTCATTCTCCAACTCACAGATAGGCCTTGCCCATGCGCTGGGACACTCCCTGGGAGCACACTTCAAGATAGCTCATGGCAAGACAGTCGGTCTCTTCCTCCCATATGTGGTCGAATACAATTACCCATCCAGTGAAGAAAAATACGGCAAACTGAATTCACTTTTCAGCGAAAAGTACAAGGGCAAAAAACTGCAGGATAGCCTGAGATTATATTTCAGGTCAATCGGCCAGCCCCTGACGCTGAGAGATGCCGGGATAAGCAGAAATGCGTTCACGGAATCACTGGATTCTCTTGTTTCCATGGCATCAGAGTCCACGGGCGTCACCATGAACCCAAGGGATGCCGGAAGTGATGAGATCAGGAAACTATTCATGGATGCTTATGGAGGTCTGTAG
- a CDS encoding pyruvate formate-lyase 1-activating enzyme, with the protein MKEAVLYSEIGDGRVKCTACWRYCILKPEQTGFCGVRTNIGGKLYLSVYGLVSAMHVDPIEKKPVLHMFPNSRILSLSTTGCNYACAYCQNWDISQRRKAEGTEISPEDVVDEALRLKCRGIAYTYNEPTIFMEFAHDIGVIARKKGLINIFVTNGFETDESINMARDFLTAATVDFKGNAGTQFYRKYISVPSAEPIYATLEGFKKAGIHLEITDLVLPGIGDNTDELRTMLGRILDSVGNAVPIEFLRFHPDFKLQDLPQTPVRTLEQHHDIALEMGFKYSYVGNVPGHRFENTYCPGCGRVVVERNIFRTTKIMLTTDGKCVYCGYDTGIILDDGKTASLAGIYEA; encoded by the coding sequence ATGAAGGAAGCAGTGCTTTACTCGGAAATCGGGGACGGCAGGGTGAAATGCACAGCCTGCTGGAGATATTGCATTCTAAAGCCTGAACAGACAGGTTTCTGCGGAGTCCGGACTAACATTGGCGGGAAGCTGTATCTGTCAGTCTATGGGCTGGTGTCAGCAATGCATGTGGACCCGATAGAGAAGAAACCTGTGCTGCACATGTTTCCGAATTCGAGGATATTATCATTATCCACCACGGGCTGCAACTATGCCTGCGCCTATTGCCAGAACTGGGACATCAGCCAGAGGAGAAAGGCCGAGGGGACGGAGATATCTCCCGAGGACGTGGTTGACGAAGCACTGCGGTTGAAGTGCAGGGGGATTGCGTACACTTACAATGAGCCGACCATATTCATGGAGTTTGCGCACGATATCGGAGTGATAGCCAGGAAGAAGGGGCTGATCAACATCTTTGTTACCAACGGCTTTGAAACGGACGAATCCATAAACATGGCAAGGGACTTCCTTACAGCCGCCACTGTTGATTTCAAGGGCAATGCGGGCACGCAGTTTTACAGGAAATATATTTCCGTACCAAGTGCGGAACCGATTTACGCTACCCTGGAGGGGTTCAAGAAGGCGGGAATACACCTCGAGATAACCGATCTTGTTCTTCCTGGAATTGGTGATAATACAGATGAATTGAGAACCATGCTTGGTAGGATACTTGACTCTGTCGGAAACGCAGTCCCGATTGAATTCCTGAGGTTCCATCCCGATTTCAAGTTACAGGACCTGCCGCAGACACCGGTCCGAACGCTGGAGCAGCACCATGATATCGCCCTTGAGATGGGGTTCAAGTATTCCTATGTTGGAAACGTCCCGGGGCACAGGTTCGAGAATACATATTGCCCTGGATGCGGTCGTGTCGTTGTTGAAAGGAATATTTTCAGGACAACAAAGATAATGCTTACCACTGATGGAAAGTGCGTATACTGCGGATACGATACCGGCATAATCCTCGACGATGGGAAAACTGCATCTTTAGCAGGAATTTATGAGGCGTAA
- a CDS encoding Memo-like protein, with protein MRHPAVSGMFYPSAKPDLEAAIDKVLSAAVLPETEMKRLIGVVVPHAGYEYSGGTAAYSYNSIRKYSSSRNFVIIGPNHRGIGSSVSTGMDEWETPLGTAEVNVGTMNEIMSEVPFVENDPRSQYAEHSIEVQIPFLQRIYGKEFTFVPICMWYQEKDAAIPLGDALVKHIDEFTIIASSDLNHYQKQEITVRKDLALIDKIVELDLAGFYRTLREEDISACGYGAIATLMHVTRKMNGRIKLLHHTTSGEVTGNDEPVVGYASMVAYI; from the coding sequence ATGAGACATCCGGCAGTTTCCGGAATGTTCTACCCTTCTGCAAAACCAGACCTGGAAGCAGCTATAGACAAGGTCCTGTCCGCCGCAGTTTTGCCTGAAACGGAAATGAAGAGGTTAATTGGTGTAGTTGTTCCACACGCAGGTTATGAATATTCCGGAGGTACTGCAGCATATTCCTATAACTCCATAAGGAAATATTCCAGTTCACGAAATTTTGTCATAATCGGCCCCAACCACAGGGGCATAGGATCAAGCGTGAGCACAGGAATGGATGAATGGGAGACACCTCTTGGTACCGCTGAGGTCAATGTTGGTACCATGAATGAGATAATGTCCGAGGTGCCTTTCGTCGAAAACGACCCCAGATCACAATATGCAGAACACTCCATAGAGGTACAGATACCATTCCTCCAGCGTATATACGGCAAGGAATTCACGTTTGTGCCCATCTGCATGTGGTACCAGGAGAAGGATGCAGCGATACCGCTTGGTGATGCACTGGTGAAACACATTGATGAATTCACCATAATAGCCAGCTCCGACCTGAACCATTACCAGAAGCAGGAGATTACGGTCAGGAAGGACCTTGCGCTAATCGATAAAATTGTGGAGCTTGATCTGGCAGGCTTTTACAGGACGCTCAGGGAAGAGGACATAAGTGCATGCGGGTATGGCGCCATTGCCACCCTCATGCACGTCACCAGGAAAATGAACGGCAGGATAAAATTGCTGCACCACACAACTTCAGGGGAAGTTACCGGTAACGACGAGCCAGTGGTCGGATATGCATCAATGGTGGCGTACATATGA
- a CDS encoding hypothetical protein (putative conserved protein): MKIDEVSSMTPEDGKILLKIARESVEEHILRMRVPAVRSIDPSMRQNAGVFVTLKIHGDLRGCIGFVEAIYPLYIGVQKAAVYAATDDPRFLPVSEDELGLLEYEVTVLSDTEEISIGKDTDLSALIVRGVHGLEISKGIRSGLLLPQVMVEMNLSPLQFLDETCIKAGMRSSCWKDPEARVYRFMGKVFS, translated from the coding sequence ATGAAAATAGACGAAGTTTCGTCGATGACCCCTGAAGACGGGAAGATCCTTCTTAAAATTGCAAGAGAATCAGTGGAGGAACACATACTCAGGATGCGCGTGCCTGCGGTTAGAAGCATAGACCCGTCCATGAGGCAGAATGCAGGCGTCTTTGTTACCCTGAAGATTCATGGGGACCTGAGAGGGTGCATTGGTTTTGTGGAAGCTATCTACCCCCTTTACATAGGAGTCCAGAAAGCTGCTGTCTATGCAGCGACGGATGACCCACGGTTTCTTCCTGTCAGCGAAGATGAGCTTGGCTTACTGGAATACGAAGTGACGGTTCTCAGTGATACTGAGGAAATCAGTATTGGAAAGGATACGGACCTTTCCGCACTTATTGTCAGAGGCGTGCACGGGCTGGAGATATCAAAGGGAATACGAAGCGGGCTTCTCCTTCCACAGGTAATGGTGGAAATGAACCTCAGTCCTCTGCAGTTCCTGGATGAGACCTGCATCAAGGCGGGCATGCGAAGCAGCTGCTGGAAGGATCCTGAAGCCAGGGTTTATCGATTCATGGGAAAGGTATTTTCATAG
- a CDS encoding benzoylformate decarboxylase, with protein sequence MKGYEIFEDAVESLDLYPIFGNPGTTEIPMLRKIKGYILSLHDSISVGMADGAAQASGSATLVNLHDLPGVANSMAFIHTARINRSPVVITAGQQDLRHAFYDPLLQHNLLMLVGDAVKYRFEATQASDIAPALSRARAIAMTPPMGPVFLSFPMNIMDQETGRANIEEHDPNYSIVDTDAVKEIVSMINRSSNPALVFGYEIDMFDAFAEAIDFAHAIGCRVYGEPLASRAVYDSSDSNYAGDLLPASTLINLRLLQHDLILFVGGDITLYPYLPSPLLPGKEVIFVGMDLSNRMGKSYSMNPKLFLSSAKNMVSRKGNFRKPDDFSLATTVAREKRVMGINYVMSMARKVFEGYTVVDESISASPVVRSIMGYSHMRYFSARSGQLGWGIPAAMGIGTVMDKVLLVIGDGSFMYTVQSLWTAKRYDIPLKILVLNNGGYSILKSYSKSYYPGLENADFFNLNLDIAEVARGFGVEAKVAGPDLAEMEWLREGNNTKVLVVNMNREIPKLFL encoded by the coding sequence ATGAAGGGCTACGAGATCTTTGAGGATGCCGTGGAGTCTCTTGACCTGTACCCGATCTTTGGAAATCCTGGAACGACCGAGATCCCCATGTTGAGGAAAATAAAGGGTTACATACTCAGTCTGCATGATTCAATTTCTGTCGGGATGGCTGACGGTGCTGCCCAGGCCAGCGGCAGCGCGACCCTGGTAAACCTTCATGATTTGCCGGGAGTGGCAAATTCCATGGCATTCATCCATACAGCCAGGATCAACCGGTCGCCCGTTGTAATCACCGCGGGCCAGCAGGATTTGCGGCACGCATTCTATGATCCGCTCCTGCAACACAACCTGCTCATGCTGGTCGGGGACGCAGTGAAGTACAGGTTCGAAGCGACGCAGGCGTCCGACATAGCTCCCGCACTCTCCAGGGCCAGAGCCATAGCAATGACTCCACCGATGGGGCCAGTATTTTTGTCCTTTCCCATGAACATAATGGATCAGGAAACAGGCAGGGCGAACATTGAGGAACACGATCCAAATTATTCCATTGTGGACACTGACGCTGTAAAAGAGATAGTCTCCATGATAAACCGGTCAAGCAATCCTGCCCTCGTATTTGGGTATGAGATAGACATGTTCGACGCCTTCGCAGAGGCCATAGATTTTGCACATGCGATCGGATGCCGGGTTTATGGAGAACCCCTGGCAAGCAGGGCGGTTTACGACTCATCAGACAGTAACTATGCTGGCGACCTCCTTCCTGCCTCCACGCTTATCAACCTCAGGCTCCTGCAGCATGACCTCATCCTCTTTGTGGGCGGAGACATAACCCTCTACCCATACCTTCCGTCACCGCTGCTTCCAGGAAAAGAGGTGATATTTGTCGGCATGGATCTGTCAAACAGGATGGGAAAATCTTACAGCATGAACCCTAAACTTTTCCTGTCCTCCGCGAAAAACATGGTATCAAGAAAGGGAAATTTCCGTAAGCCGGATGATTTCAGCCTTGCAACAACTGTAGCAAGGGAGAAGCGTGTCATGGGCATCAATTATGTTATGTCGATGGCCAGGAAGGTATTTGAGGGATATACCGTCGTGGATGAATCAATTTCCGCGTCACCGGTTGTCAGATCCATAATGGGTTATTCCCACATGAGATACTTCTCCGCAAGAAGTGGGCAACTGGGCTGGGGCATCCCTGCAGCCATGGGAATAGGTACAGTCATGGATAAGGTCCTTCTGGTCATCGGCGACGGATCGTTCATGTATACTGTGCAGAGCCTATGGACTGCGAAGCGGTATGACATACCCCTGAAGATACTTGTCCTGAACAATGGGGGGTACAGCATACTGAAGAGTTACTCAAAGAGCTATTATCCCGGCCTGGAAAACGCAGATTTCTTCAACCTGAATCTGGATATCGCAGAGGTTGCAAGAGGATTCGGCGTGGAGGCAAAAGTTGCGGGACCTGATCTTGCAGAAATGGAGTGGTTACGTGAGGGTAATAATACAAAAGTATTGGTAGTCAACATGAATCGGGAAATACCGAAGCTCTTTCTCTAA
- the gyaR_1 gene encoding Glyoxylate reductase, whose amino-acid sequence MDMKAMAVLPAFLPMDEIKASVKQILPDLEIRTDMDFERSEVDVLVVTTFTKVDRETLAKFPSLKFMQVASTGYDNVDLAAVRDRGVMLSNIPVANKESVAEHVIAMTLSLLKDMRFLDSELRSGNWPMITGSRELKGKTFGIVGMGAIGIKLAERLLPFEVALVYTDVRRLPEEREQILGITYLPMNKLLEVSDVISIHVPLTAETEKMFSASAFERMKESSILINTSRGEVVDEKALADAVRTKGLRAGLDVFAHEPPDFNSELFRLDNVIFSPHIAGVTVESQQRFITETISNVLRYAQGLEPLYRVA is encoded by the coding sequence ATGGACATGAAAGCTATGGCTGTGCTTCCTGCGTTTCTCCCAATGGATGAAATAAAGGCAAGCGTGAAACAGATTTTGCCGGATCTGGAGATTAGGACGGACATGGATTTTGAGAGGAGTGAAGTGGATGTCCTCGTAGTCACAACCTTCACCAAAGTCGATCGCGAAACACTGGCGAAGTTTCCATCTCTGAAGTTCATGCAGGTTGCGAGCACCGGTTACGACAATGTTGACCTTGCAGCAGTGAGGGATAGGGGTGTAATGCTCAGCAATATTCCGGTTGCCAACAAGGAGAGCGTGGCAGAACACGTTATAGCTATGACCCTTTCGCTCCTGAAAGACATGAGGTTTCTGGACAGTGAGCTTCGCAGCGGGAACTGGCCAATGATCACCGGCTCAAGGGAACTGAAGGGGAAGACTTTTGGAATTGTCGGGATGGGGGCCATAGGAATAAAACTGGCAGAGAGGCTACTCCCCTTCGAAGTGGCTCTCGTGTACACTGATGTCCGCAGGCTACCAGAAGAAAGAGAACAGATCCTCGGTATAACATATCTGCCCATGAATAAGCTTCTCGAGGTTAGCGACGTGATTTCAATTCATGTTCCTCTCACTGCGGAAACTGAGAAAATGTTCTCCGCTTCTGCGTTTGAAAGGATGAAGGAGAGTTCCATACTTATCAACACGTCCAGGGGAGAGGTCGTGGATGAGAAAGCGCTTGCAGACGCAGTCAGGACGAAGGGATTAAGAGCCGGGCTGGACGTATTTGCACACGAGCCGCCAGATTTCAACTCGGAACTTTTCAGGCTGGACAACGTGATTTTTTCGCCGCACATAGCTGGTGTTACCGTGGAGAGCCAGCAGAGATTCATAACTGAAACGATCTCTAACGTCCTGCGCTACGCCCAGGGGCTTGAACCATTGTACAGGGTGGCATGA
- a CDS encoding Zn-dependent protease, translating to MENQIRILKVQSDDLENVVNTVKKYINTYETQVSPLGVRFLFFYSDNPDFATQFDELRKELVPNGYIPFVQQDGENFVEISRRPPVKYRENWVNIIMLVLTLASTIYVGSQLSVDFVPAGPNAEYISLLYGFVYFSLPLMLILGIHELGHYIVAKRFSVKASLPFFIPFPIGLGTFGAFISLRDPIPNRKAMAEIGAAGPIFGFLTALPLLFVANYLKGIYLPVENTFPYLIHLPIIYNLFGLSSSSVTPVFPMVFAVWVGMFATAMNLLPVGQLDGGHVVRGLLGRRSSFIGYAFVIFLIIIGSFYTGWWILAIFVIFVGINHPPALDDYSKLSRRDAAIGIFALLMFIFTFTIIPLSAAT from the coding sequence ATGGAGAACCAGATAAGAATTCTGAAGGTCCAGAGCGATGACCTCGAAAACGTTGTTAATACCGTTAAAAAGTACATCAATACATATGAAACGCAGGTCAGCCCCCTAGGAGTCAGGTTCCTGTTCTTTTACAGTGATAACCCGGATTTTGCCACTCAATTTGATGAATTGAGAAAAGAACTTGTTCCGAATGGTTACATACCTTTTGTCCAGCAGGACGGGGAGAATTTTGTCGAAATTTCCCGCAGGCCTCCCGTGAAATACAGGGAAAATTGGGTGAACATAATAATGCTGGTCCTGACGCTGGCTTCAACCATCTATGTGGGTTCACAGCTATCTGTTGATTTCGTGCCAGCGGGTCCTAACGCCGAGTACATAAGCCTACTGTATGGATTTGTCTATTTCTCGCTGCCACTTATGCTCATACTGGGCATACACGAACTGGGGCACTATATCGTGGCTAAGAGATTCTCAGTGAAAGCATCACTGCCATTTTTTATTCCTTTCCCAATCGGTCTCGGGACATTCGGGGCTTTCATCTCCCTGCGTGACCCAATACCAAACAGGAAGGCGATGGCCGAAATAGGCGCCGCCGGACCAATATTCGGTTTCCTGACTGCTCTTCCACTGCTGTTTGTTGCGAATTACCTTAAGGGAATATACCTACCAGTAGAGAACACCTTTCCATATCTCATTCACCTGCCCATAATATACAACCTTTTCGGACTGTCATCGTCTTCGGTCACGCCAGTTTTCCCAATGGTCTTTGCTGTTTGGGTCGGGATGTTTGCAACCGCCATGAACCTTTTGCCGGTTGGACAGCTAGACGGCGGTCACGTTGTCAGGGGGTTGCTCGGCAGAAGATCGTCCTTTATAGGATATGCCTTCGTCATCTTCCTGATAATCATAGGTTCTTTCTATACTGGCTGGTGGATACTTGCCATATTCGTTATCTTTGTGGGCATAAACCACCCTCCAGCCCTGGATGATTATTCAAAACTCTCGAGGCGCGATGCGGCCATCGGTATATTTGCCCTCCTCATGTTCATATTCACTTTCACCATAATACCACTCTCTGCGGCAACGTGA
- the xylS gene encoding Alpha-xylosidase: protein MNNLRDFEIKKFFENESFSSAGFIEDILKEGENTTYRTSKMSIKVKVVEGLAIKVSVDSGKTFTGLAVPHKDPNGEKKEEFSVSLPEKGEKFSISVKRGEETVFSPFAPGDQLGFLSLGDEFYENITVSDNGDMIRVSFRLPSNYGIYGLGENFTTFNKSGKTIYTFPHDNYCLGAEEVYKGVPFFLTDAGIGVVFPEYVPIKFDFGQTMEGLNMITLPTSSFSVYILFGSPAQTLAEYLNMFGVPEMPPAWSFGMWVSRWAGIGYRSVQEVSQILAAFDKSRVPLDVISMDPQWLQDYIPGVTQACEFQWDRSNFKNDEDLGNFLNERGKKLCLWVNPYVLIKGKIGKEMDGCLLEDAEGNIAIVPNQDKNPDKPDRGMVDFSNPDCFKRYSSLIENLMRRSNADAVMTDFGETVPTNSIDSNGNPGYLIRNLLGDLYQMSAFNGVKKARGKGMVWGRSGSVLSHNFPIQWGGDSSSTWEGMRTALRSALSASISGTLFTAFDTGGFAGRPDRILYIRWVAMGAMFSHFKLHGTTPREPWNYDEEIVDAFGELVRLRYGLIPYIISEARKSIDDKKPLVRPLILEFPEDPGCQFIDDQYMLGDNLLIAPIFNETGKRSVYVPEGRWIDFYDRTRVDGPKWISVEKPISKIPIFVKNRSSIEIVTGNPRNVEDAMSMQREVKVFRS from the coding sequence ATGAACAATCTCAGGGATTTTGAAATAAAGAAATTTTTCGAGAACGAGTCATTTTCGAGTGCAGGGTTCATAGAAGATATTTTAAAAGAAGGTGAAAACACTACTTACAGGACATCAAAGATGTCAATTAAGGTGAAAGTGGTTGAAGGTCTTGCCATCAAGGTGTCCGTTGATTCAGGGAAAACTTTCACGGGGCTTGCCGTTCCGCATAAGGATCCAAATGGCGAGAAGAAGGAAGAATTTTCTGTCTCTTTACCAGAGAAGGGAGAAAAATTCTCTATTTCTGTTAAGCGCGGAGAAGAGACAGTCTTTTCCCCATTTGCACCAGGAGATCAGCTTGGATTCCTTAGTTTAGGAGACGAATTCTACGAGAATATCACTGTTTCGGATAATGGAGATATGATCCGGGTTTCCTTCAGGCTTCCCTCAAACTACGGCATCTACGGCCTTGGAGAAAATTTTACTACGTTCAACAAGTCTGGAAAGACCATTTACACTTTTCCACATGACAACTACTGTCTGGGTGCCGAGGAAGTTTACAAGGGGGTTCCATTCTTCTTAACTGACGCCGGGATAGGAGTGGTATTTCCAGAGTACGTTCCAATCAAGTTCGATTTTGGGCAGACAATGGAGGGTCTCAACATGATCACACTGCCCACAAGTTCGTTCTCAGTTTATATCTTATTTGGATCCCCTGCACAGACACTGGCGGAGTACCTGAATATGTTTGGTGTACCGGAAATGCCTCCAGCCTGGAGTTTTGGCATGTGGGTAAGCAGATGGGCAGGAATAGGCTACAGGTCTGTCCAGGAGGTATCCCAGATACTTGCTGCATTTGACAAAAGCAGAGTGCCTCTTGACGTGATAAGCATGGATCCACAGTGGCTTCAGGATTACATACCGGGCGTAACACAGGCCTGTGAATTCCAATGGGATAGATCGAACTTTAAAAATGATGAAGATCTTGGAAATTTTCTAAATGAACGAGGCAAGAAACTCTGCCTCTGGGTGAACCCGTACGTCCTCATTAAAGGGAAAATCGGGAAGGAAATGGATGGATGTCTTCTGGAAGACGCAGAAGGCAATATTGCAATTGTCCCAAATCAGGATAAGAACCCAGACAAACCAGACAGGGGAATGGTTGACTTTTCAAACCCTGATTGTTTTAAACGATATTCCAGTCTAATAGAGAATCTCATGAGGAGATCCAATGCTGATGCGGTGATGACGGATTTTGGAGAAACGGTCCCTACAAATTCTATCGACTCCAATGGAAATCCAGGATATCTTATTAGAAACCTGCTGGGGGATCTGTATCAAATGTCAGCATTCAATGGCGTCAAGAAGGCAAGGGGAAAAGGGATGGTCTGGGGAAGATCCGGGTCTGTCCTGAGCCATAACTTTCCCATACAATGGGGAGGAGATTCCAGTTCTACTTGGGAGGGCATGAGGACTGCTCTTCGTTCTGCTCTCTCCGCAAGCATAAGCGGAACACTTTTCACAGCATTTGATACGGGTGGGTTTGCCGGAAGACCCGATCGCATTCTTTATATCAGATGGGTGGCAATGGGGGCAATGTTCTCGCACTTCAAGCTCCATGGAACAACCCCGAGGGAGCCATGGAATTATGATGAAGAAATTGTCGATGCTTTTGGAGAGCTTGTTAGACTAAGGTACGGCCTGATTCCATACATAATTTCAGAAGCGAGAAAATCCATCGATGATAAGAAACCACTGGTGAGGCCATTAATATTGGAGTTCCCGGAAGACCCGGGATGTCAGTTCATTGACGATCAGTACATGCTTGGCGATAATTTACTGATAGCACCAATTTTCAATGAAACCGGGAAGAGGTCTGTCTATGTGCCTGAGGGGAGATGGATAGATTTTTATGATAGAACCCGCGTTGACGGTCCTAAATGGATTTCCGTGGAAAAGCCGATATCAAAGATACCTATCTTTGTAAAAAATAGATCATCAATTGAAATCGTTACCGGTAATCCAAGGAACGTTGAGGATGCCATGTCGATGCAAAGGGAAGTAAAAGTGTTCCGTTCCTGA